One window of Suricata suricatta isolate VVHF042 chromosome 6, meerkat_22Aug2017_6uvM2_HiC, whole genome shotgun sequence genomic DNA carries:
- the LOC115293482 gene encoding uncharacterized protein LOC115293482: MASALETPQEISRTWNPFQMDAGSRNRRSSPHLSENYWFPSSNNSAGPLDSHVHFPGRILPGYPRRRPSGSHSAVRTSPRPSLELVPFCGSKESPGAKPRRGRAADLPGPAGEEGKPLLEGSRSAWESHPGLGTHVNRGPRRPEAPPPPRPGTGCGTWLKVPQPATPAPGVPPAAALGRRRGGAPLCGWNRPTAGSRPPWGRHTGRRGGAGPALSPRPRSWSRSCEKARRIFDVMEAFESYLCNSQSTRPNMAPGFLQAEPAVLVISNCSTNYTVAN; encoded by the exons ATGGCTTCTGCTCTAGAAACACCCCAGGAAATCTCCAGGACTTGGAATCCATTCCAAATGGATGCTGGTTCCAGAAACAGGAGATCTTCCCCTCACCTGTCTGAGAACTACTGGTTTCCATCCTCC AACAACAGTGCCGGGCCTCTTGACAGCCATGTCCACTTCCCCGGCCGGATCCTTCCCGGTTACCCCAGGCGGCGGCCCTCAGGCTCGCATTCCGCGGTTCGGACTTCCCCGCGTCCTTCCCTAGAATTAGTTCCTTTCTGCGGTTCCAAGGAGTCCCCCGGCGCGAAGCCGCGCCGAGGTCGCGCAGCGGACCTTCCAGGGCCagcgggggaggagggaaagccGCTCCTGGAAGGGAGCCGCTCCGCCTGGGAGTCGCATCCTGGCCTGGGGACTCACGTGAACAGAGGGCCCAGAAGGCCAGAAGCTCCGCCACCTCCAAGACCAGGAACGGGGTGCGGAACCTGGCTCAAAGTTCCCCAACCCGCGACCCCTGCCCCAGGCGTGCCTCCCGCGGCCGCTCTAGGACGCCGGAGGGGGGGGGCTCCTCTCTGTGGTTGGAACAGGCCGACCGCCGGGAGCCGCCCACCTTGGGGCCGGCACACGGGTCGCCGGGGAGGCGCAGGCCCTGCGTTAAGCCCGAGGCCACGGAGCTGGAGCAGAAGCTGTGAGAAGGCGAGGAG AATATTTGATGTGATGGAAGCATTTGAAAGTTACCTTTGCAATTCCCAAAGCACTCGGCCGAATATGGCACCTGGATTTCTTCAAGCAGAGCCAGCAGTCTTAGTGATCAGCAATTGCTCTACCAACTATACTGTGGCCAACTGA